From Micromonospora echinaurantiaca:
GCCGTTCGAACCAGGTGTGCTGGGCGGCGAACTGGAGCAGCCGCATCGAGGCCGGGTCGGCCCAGTGCAGGTCGTCGAGGACGACCACCACCGGCCGGCGCTGGGCGACCGCGACCAGCGCGGTGGTCACCGCGTCGTGCAGGTCGAACTCGTCCCGGTCGCCGCGCCCCTCGCCGGCCACCTCGGCCAGCGCGGTGCCGCCCGCGCGGTCGAGCGCCTCGCGGATCGCGCGGTCGCTGGTCTCGCCGAGCAGCGGGGCCAGGCCGGGCTCGGCCGCCTCCCGGGCCGCCGCCCAGTCGTCGGGTGAGCGGCGCAGCCCACGCAGCACCTGCACCCAGGGCCAGTACCCGGGTGCGCTGTCGGAATCCCAGCAGGCGGCGCCGAGCACCAGCGCGCCGCGCTGGCGCGCCTCCTTCGCCGCGGCGGTGACCAGCGTGGTCTTGCCGATGCCGGGCTCGCCGGCGACCAGCACGAGACCGCCGTGGCTGGCGGCCGCCCGGTCGACCTCGGCGCGCAGCAGACCCGCGGGGTGCTCCCGCCCGATGACGACCTCGCCGAACCGCGGCTCCATGACGCACCGACGGTAGCCGAACCGTCGGACATCCCGCCGCTCCCCGACCGGCCGCGGCGGCGGTCGTTCCAGGCTGACCGGCGACCCGTCGACCGGCACCGGCGGGCTGCGGCTCGGCTACGCGCGTACCGCCGGCTGACCGACCGGTGCGGGCGCGGCGGCCGGCTCCGACCGCTCGGCCACCGCGGCGCCGGTCGCGGCGAGGACCGCGCAGCCGGCCGCCAGCAGGTACGCCGGCGCCGGCAGCCACGCGGTCAGCGTCATCCGATCGCCCACCGCCTGCCCGGCCAGGATCGCGACGTTGACCAGGTGGAACGCCGTGAAGGCGAGCAGCAGCGCCACCACGAACCCGTGGTACACGTGGCGCAACCCGACCGCCAGCGTGCCGGCGGCGGCCAGCAGCAGCACCGCCAACGCGACGGTCACCAGCGCGAACAGCCGGTAGCGAGCCACCTCGGCCGGCTTCCAGTAGTCCGCCACGCCGGCGAGCAACCCGGCCGCCGACGCCACGGTCAACGCGGCGGCCAGGACGACCACCACCACCGCGACGATCCGCGCCCACCGCCGCCGCACCGCCACCGTGAACGCGAGCAACAACCCGACATACGCCGGCAGCGGCGCCAGTTCCAGGAAGTACTGGGTCAACGGGTTCGGCGTGCCGGGCAGCTCGGGTTCGACGTAGGCCAGGTCGAGGCCGATGATCACCTCTCCGGAATCGCCGCGGAACCACGGCAGCGTGAACATCCCGAACGCCACCACGGCGAACAGCACCAGACCCAGCCGACCGGCACGACGCACTCTGATCCCCGTCACTGCAGTGACAGTAGTGAAGCGCCCCGGATCGCGTGGACCCGTCCCGAGTGGACAGCCGCACTCTCCCCGGCCAGGTGCTGGCAGCAGGCCGGGCAAGGTGCCGGCGGCCGGGGCCGTACCGCGGCAGGGAGCTGCCGCCACCTGGGGGACCGGTGAAGGGCCGGCGAGGGTCAGTGGGCGTCGGTGACGACGTGGGAGCAGGCGGCACAGGCGGCGGCGCCCTGCTCGGCGTACCAGCGGCAGGTGCGGCGGATCGCGCAGCGGGGCAGCGTGGTCTCCGGGGCGCCGGCCGTCTCCTGGTACGAGGCGACCAGGCGTTCGCCGAGGCCACAGTGCTCGCCGGTCCAGAAACCGCAGCGCGCGGTGACGCACGGGCCGGCGAGCCGGTACCGGGACTCGACCGGGGTGTCCGAGCCGGCCTGGGTGGCCAGCGCCACCTCGGCCGGCAGTTGCGGCGTGACATAGGCGACCCGACCCGCCGGAGTGATCATGCCGAGGAAGACCGTGGCGTTGGCCGCGGGCGTACTCGGGCACATCCGCTCCGGCGGATCCGGCCGGCGGACCGGGTCGGTCACTTCTGCATCCAGAAACCGAGCTCGTTGATCTTCAGGCCGAGCTCGTCGGCGAACGGGCCGTCGATGACCCACAGGCCGTACCACTCGGGGCGGAGCCGGAGGTTCGCGTGGCCGACGGAGAGCGGGTTGGTCAGCTTGGTGTTGACCTCGGCGAGGGCGTTCAGTCCGGCCTTCTGGATCTCGCCGGCGATGCGGCTCTGCTGCTCGGTGGTCAGCTCGACGCCGTCGACCACGAACCGGAACTCGCTGCGTGCCATGGGTTTCCTCCGACTACTCGTACGACTCGGTCCGCAGCCCGCGCCGCAGACTGGCTCTGGTGAAGGCCACCCACCCGGCGCGGGTGGCGGCGTCGGCCCGGTGACCGGCGCGGGCGAGCGCCCGGCCGGCGTGCTCGCGCCAGCTGGCGGCGGTGCCGGCCGGCGCGGCCCAGAGTTCGCGGCACGCCGCGACCGCGAACTCGACCTGCTCGGCCGAGCCGGTGAAGCCGGCGGGCGCGTCGGTCACCCGCAGCCCGCCGCCAGGTTGCGGCCGAACGGACGGGAAGTGGTGGTGCAGGCTCGCCGCCGTCGCCCACCAGGCGGCGTCCACCCGGCCGGCGGTGAAGCCGTCATGGAGCTGGTCGTCGCGCTGGTAGCGGATGGCGTGCAGGGTGAAGGCGTCGCCGGCCGCGTCGACGTGGCCGGCCACCTCCACCGGCGTACTCCAACTGCGGGGTGTGTTGGCCGACCAGAAGGCCAGCCAGCCGACGAGCCGCTCGTGGAAGTCGGCCTGGAACCGCGCCGGCTCGGGCAGCCGGGCGGTGGCGATCCGGTCGCGGGTGACGAGCGGGACCGAGGGTGGGCTGGCTCCGGCGGCCTGGGCGCCGGTGACCCCGGCGACGGTGACCGCCGAGGCCACCGCGGAGCCGACCAGCAGCCCGCGCCGGGACAGCGAATGGGAAGTGGGATTCATCGTCCGCCTTTCATTGACGGCCTTTGTCCCGGACCCTAACGGCCGCGACAGATCACCTGAACAGCCCCGTTATCGGCATTGCGACATTGACGACTCTGATTGGTGGCGGCGGTAATTCCTGATCTGTGCTGTCTTGATCGTCGCCGGCCGCGGCGGACGGCGGATGCGTAGCGGGCGGCGTACCGGGTACGCGCCGCCCATGGGTAGCCACAAGGAGAACAAGCACGATCCGGGCGGCGAGTCGGCGCGCGGGCGGCGGCATCCGGGCAGCGGCGCGCGCGGCCACCAGGGCTCGCCGGTGGAGCACTCGCCGAAGGCCCGCCACCTGCACACCGCTACCGGGTCGGCCGGCAGCGAACGCGACCAGGGGCGCGCCAAGGTCGAGGGCGCCGACCGGGTCCAGCGGCAGGGCACGGGCTGAGCCCGGGCGGTCCGATCGCAGGGAGGTGATGGCGGCGTGGCCATGTTCCTACTGAAGTCGACCTACACGATCGACGGGATAAAAGGGCTGACCACCGACGGCGGCACAAAACGCGTCGAGGTCGTCCGGAAGATGATCGAAGGTGCCGGCGGCCGGATGGAGTCGATGTACTTCGGATTCGGCGCGGACGACACCTACGTGGTGTGCGACCTGCCGGACCACAAGACCGCAGCGGCGCTGGCCATCGACATCCGCGCGGCGGGCGGCGTGGACACCCGGGTCACGCCGATCCTGACCGCCGACGAGATCGACGAGGCGACCCGGGAGCGGCTCGAATACCAGCCTCCCGGCCGATGACGGGCGGTCACGCGGCCTGGTGGAGCCGCCCCGTTCGACGGGGCGGCTCCACGAAGCTGGGCGGTTACGCCGTCGCGCAGATGGCGTACGCGGTGTTCGTCCAGTTGCCGGCGAACGCGTCCTCCTCGTACGCGCCGGAGAAGACCGAGGTCGGCGCGGTGGCCGGGCCACCGTTGGGGCGGAAGTCGTCCACTACCGCCTCGCCGGTGACGCCGTTCAGTTCGTAGCCGGCGCCGGTGAGCACCTTGCCGGCCGGGCAGGTGGCGGTGACGCTGTGGAAGTCGTTGGAGTTGCTGGCGCTGACCGCCGAGTTGCGCACCAGGCCGGCGAGCGGGTTGGCGCAGATCGCGTACGCCGTCGCGGTCCAGTTACCGGCGAACGCCTCCGCCTCGTACGCCCCCACGGTGACCGACGTCGGCGCGGTGGCCACGCCGCCGTTGGGCCGGAAGTCGTCGACCACGCCCTCGCCGGTGACGCCGGTCAGCTCGTAGCCGGTGCCGGTCAGCACCTTCCCGACTGGGCAGGTCGCGGTGACGCTGCGGAAGTCGTTCGAGTTGCTGGCGCTGATCGCCGACACCCGCACCAGCCCGGCGACCGGGTTGGCGCAGATCGCGTACGCGGTGACGGACCAGTTGCCGGCGAACGCCTCCGCCTCGTACGCCCCGACCGTGACGGCGGTCGGCGCGGTGGCCGCGCCGCCGTTTGGTCGGAAGTCGTCGACGACCGCTTCACCGGTCGCCCCGTTGAGTTCGTAGCCCGCGCCGGTGAGCACCTTGCCGACCGGGCAGGTGGCGGTGACGCTGCGGAAGTCGGTGGAGTTGCTGGCGCTGGTCGTGGAGACGCGGACCAGGCCGGGGACCGCGGCGGACGCCGGGGCGGCCGGGACGACGACCGCGGCGGCCACCGCGGCGCCCGCGATGAGGCTGAGCGCGCGGGGGCCGAACCGGCGGGAGGTTCGCTGAGCTGACATGTGACTCTCCTGTCTGTCACGCCCGCGGCGCTGCCCGGTCGGGCTGACCACCGCGGAGCTTCGTCGATGACGCGCTCACGCTAAGTAGTCGGCCGACCAGGCATTATCTCCAAACCGACTACGTCAAGTAGTCGACTGAGTGCCGGCTGTTTGCGGCGAGTCGCCGCCACCGGTAAGGGGCGCGGCGCGGGTCAGGAGAAGTGCGTCTTCGGCCGGCTGAGCCGCTCGCCGTCGACGATCAGGTCGACCTTCTCGTTGTAGAAGGCGATCAGGCCGGCGATCGGCAGGAGCGCCCCGGTGGGGAAGGTGTACGACCAGGCCAGGTCCGGGTGGACGGTGCCGCCGACGCGGACGGACCAGTAGTCGCTGGTCCGGCCCTTGTACGGGCAGGCCGTCCTCGTCTGCGACGGCACGAGGTGGCTGAAGTCCACATCGGTGCGGTTGAGGTAGTAGCGGGTCGGGAGGCTGGTCTCGAAGACCAGCACCGGCGAGGTCGATTCGGCCAGCACCACCCCGTCCAGCTCCACCCGCAGGCTGCGGCTGGAACGCAGCGCGTCCACCCGGGCGTACGGGTTGCGGGGGTGCACGAACACCTCCTCGTCCTCCTCGAACCAGCTGTCCATCGCGGCCCAGTCGAACCGGATCGTGTCGACGAGCGCCGGCGGCGCGTCGTCGCCGTACCAGCGCGCGCACGAGTGCCGGATCGTCTCGCCCACCCGCAGCCCGTGCAGCCGCGCCGTGCCGCGCCGCGACTCGTCCGTGCGCTGCTCATCGACCAGCAGGCTGCGGTTCACGTCGGCGGCCGGGAGGTAGTACTGGGGGTAGAACGGCCACTCCCACACGTACCGGGCCTGCGTGGTGTCCAGCATCTGCTGTCCGGCGAGGAAGGCGCGGATCCGGCGCGGCACCGGCTCGACATGGTCGACCGGAACGTTCGCCTTCGGATAACCCGGCACGTGTCCTCCTGCGCTGCCACCGACGATCGGGCACTGGTTCAACGATCAGCGCGGCGGCTACGAATCGACGGCGTCCTCGACGGTTGCGCAGGGTCCGTCGTGGTCGTCGCGCCGCCGGCAGCGGCCGGGCCCGTCGAACCTGGCGTCACACCAGATGCGGGTACGCAGGAACTGGCGGTCTCCTCGCTGAGCGTGGTCTCGCCGAAGTCGACTCGCCGGCCCCAGCGGCGCAGTCGGTGCGGTGCGCGGTCGTTGCGGCAGCGCGGACCGTCGGGCCGTTGCTCGGCGGCGTGCGGCATCCGGCTAGACAGCGACTGCCGGGAACACTACGAGCGATCCGTCGCTGCTTCGTTCGATCTCGATCGCAACGTCAGCTTGACGAATTCCCACATTCAGGCCATCGCCCAAGGCGCGAAGGCGATATGCGGCTTTGAGCAGGTCATCAACCTC
This genomic window contains:
- a CDS encoding GYD domain-containing protein → MFLLKSTYTIDGIKGLTTDGGTKRVEVVRKMIEGAGGRMESMYFGFGADDTYVVCDLPDHKTAAALAIDIRAAGGVDTRVTPILTADEIDEATRERLEYQPPGR
- a CDS encoding DUF427 domain-containing protein; this encodes MPGYPKANVPVDHVEPVPRRIRAFLAGQQMLDTTQARYVWEWPFYPQYYLPAADVNRSLLVDEQRTDESRRGTARLHGLRVGETIRHSCARWYGDDAPPALVDTIRFDWAAMDSWFEEDEEVFVHPRNPYARVDALRSSRSLRVELDGVVLAESTSPVLVFETSLPTRYYLNRTDVDFSHLVPSQTRTACPYKGRTSDYWSVRVGGTVHPDLAWSYTFPTGALLPIAGLIAFYNEKVDLIVDGERLSRPKTHFS